A DNA window from Anastrepha obliqua isolate idAnaObli1 chromosome 5, idAnaObli1_1.0, whole genome shotgun sequence contains the following coding sequences:
- the LOC129249294 gene encoding probable aconitate hydratase, mitochondrial yields MMTQFLRYVNSPVRNIARYAPNTHSRHFHASTCTASKVAMSKFDTDVFLPYEKLTGTLKIVSQRLNRPLTLSEKILYSHLDDPSNQPIERGTSYLRLRPDRVAMQDATAQMALLQFISSGLKRVAVPSTVHCDHLIEAQIGGKEDLARAKDLNKEVYKFLASACAKYGLGFWKPGSGIIHQIILENYAFPGLLMIGTDSHTPNGGGLGGLCIGVGGADAVDVMADIPWELKCPKVIGVNLTGKISGWTSPKDVILKVADILTVKGGTGAIIEYHGNGVNSISCTGMATICNMGAEIGATTSVFPFNDRMATYLKSTSRGSIADEANKYKKQLFTPDGNCEYDELIEINLDKLEPHVNGPFTPDLAHPISKLGANAKQNGYPLDIKVGLIGSCTNSSYEDMGRCANIAKDAMSHGLKSKIPFNVTPGSEQIRATIERDGIGEVFGKFGGTVLANACGPCIGQWDRKDIKKGDKNTIVTSYNRNFTGRNDANPATHSFVTSPELVTALSIAGRLDFNPLTDELTGSDGKKFKLAAPFGDELPSKGFDPGMDTFDAPPKSGDAVKVEVDPKSQRLQILEPFDKWNGKDLVDMTVLIKVKGKCTTDHISAAGPWLKYRGHLDNISNNMFIGAVNSENSEMNKIKNQETGEWGGVPDVARYYKANGIKWVAVGDENYGEGSSREHAALEPRHLGGRAIIVKSFARIHETNLKKQGLLPLTFANPADYDKIQPESKISILGLDSLTPGKPIDCEIKTGNKVEKIKLNHSLNDLQIGWFKAGSALNRMKELAKAN; encoded by the exons gTGCGTAATATAGCCCGCTATGCTCCCAATACTCATTCCCGACATTTCCACGCATCAACTTGCACAGCTTCAAAAGTTGCAATGTCAAAATTCGATACTGATGTTTTCCTGCCATATGAGAAGCTTACTGGAACTTTAAAGATTGTATCGCAACGTCTGAATAGACCACTGACGTTGtctgagaaaatattatattcacaTTTGGATGACCCGAGCAACCAGCCCATTGAGCGTGGAACCTCATATTTACGACTTCGACCAGATCGCGTAGCTATGCAAGACGCTACTGCTCAAATGGcgcttttacaatttatttcttCAGGGTTGAAAAGGGTTGCAGTACCATCAACGGTGCATTGCGATCATTTGATTGAAGCTCAAATTGGAGGAAAGGAGGATTTAGCTCGAGCAAAAGATCTCAACAAGgaggtatacaaatttttagctTCAGCATGCGCTAAATACGGTCTCGGTTTTTGGAAGCCCGGTAGTGGAATCATTCATCAAATCATTTTGGAAAACTATGCTTTTCCTGGACTGCTAATGATTGGCACTGACTCGCACACCCCAAATGGAGGTGGTCTTGGTGGGCTTTGCATTGGTGTTGGTGGAGCAGATGCTGTTGATGTTATGGCTGACATTCCTTGGGAATTAAAGTGTCCGAAAGTGATCGGTGTTAATCTAACAGGAAAAATCAGCGGATGGACTTCACCGAAGGACGTTATATTAAAG GTAGCTGACATTCTTACTGTAAAAGGTGGCACTGGTGCTATAATCGAGTATCACGGAAACGGTGTTAATTCTATTTCTTGTACTGGTATGGCAACGATTTGTAACATGGGAGCTGAAATCGGTGCCACCACGTCAGTATTTCCATTCAACGATCGCATGGCCACATACCTGAAGTCTACTAGCCGAGGCAGCATTGCAGAcgaagcaaataaatataaaaaacaacttttcacGCCAGATGGAAATTGTGAATATGACGAATTAATCGAAATTAACTTAGACAAGTTGGAACCTCATGTTAATGGGCCTTTTACGCCTGATCTGGCTCACCCAATAAGTAAATTGGGTGCAAATGCGAAACAAAATGGTTATCCATTGGATATCAAAGTAGGTCTTATTGGGTCTTGCACCAATTCTTCGTATGAGGATATGGGTCGCTGTGCCAACATAGCAAAAGATGCGATGAGCCATGGTCTCAAGTCAAAAATACCGTTTAACGTTACGCCTGGATCTGAACAGATTCGTGCAACCATTGAGAGGGACGGTATAGGTgaagtttttggaaaatttggtGGCACTGTTTTAGCGAATGCTTGTGGGCCCTGCATTGGGCAATGGGATcgcaaagatataaaaaaagggGATAAAAATACAATTGTTACCTCGTACAACCGAAACTTCACTGGACGAAATGATGCCAACCCTGCAACGCACTCATTTGTTACCAG cCCTGAATTAGTCACCGCTTTATCTATTGCTGGTCGATTAGACTTTAATCCATTAACCGATGAACTTACCGGTTCTGAtggaaagaaatttaaattggcAGCCCCCTTTGGTGATGAATTGCCTTCGAAAGGATTTGACCCTGGAATGGATACATTTGACGCACCACCAAAG AGTGGGGATGCTGTGAAAGTGGAAGTGGATCCTAAGAGTCAACGCCTTCAAATTTTAGAGCCCTTTGATAAATGGAATGGTAAAGACTTGGTAGATATGACCGTTCTTATTAAAGTAAAAGGAAAATGCACAACGGACCACATATCTGCTGCTGGACCTTGGCTTAAATACAGAGGGCATTTAGATAACATTTCAAATAACATGTTTATTGGAGCTGTCAACTCAGAAAATAGCGAGATGAATAAGATAAAAAATCAAGAAACTGGCGAATGGGGAGGTGTTCCCGATGTTGCACGATACTACAAAGCCAATGGTATTAAATGGGTTGCTGTCGGTGACGAAAACTACGGAGAAGGATCATCTCGTGAACATGCAGCATTAGAACCACGTCATCTGGGCGGTAGAGCAATTATAGTAAAGTCTTTTGCTCGCATACacgaaacgaatttaaaaaagcaaGGATTGTTGCCTTTAACATTTGCGAATCCAGCAGATTATGACAAG ATCCAACCTGAAAGTAAAATTTCCATACTTGGACTAGATAGTTTGACGCCTGGAAAGCCCATCGACTGCGAAATCAAAACCGGCAATAAGGTCGAAAAAATTAAGCTCAATCATTCGTTAAATGATTTGCAAATTGGTTGGTTTAAGGCGGGTAGCGCACTTAACCGCATGAAAGAACTAGCAAAAGCAAATTGA